The sequence gcatgtcagagcacaaagtcAAACaaactgtagacctccgagacaggattgtcttgaggcacaaatctgggaaagggtagagaaacatttctgctgctttgaaggtcccaatgagcacagtggcctccatcatccataaatggaagcagtttggatccaccagcatTCTTCCTAGACCTGAACGCCTGTTTAAActaagcgattgggggagaagggctttagttagaatcagaggtgaccaaaaacccgatgGACACGCTGCGAAGGTTTGAACACTTCGGCGTGAATGCCAGGAGTCATGTTTagggaaaaccaggcaccatccctacagtgacgcatggtggtggcagcatcatgctgtggggatgtttttcagcaggcagaactgggagactagtcaggattgaggaaaaaaatgaatacagcaatgtacagagacattctggatgaaaacctgctccagagctctcttgacctcagactgggacggcTGTTTAACTttctgcaggacaatgaccctgagcacacagccaagctagagtggcttcagaacaactctgaatgcccttgagtggccaagccagagccCAATCCTGAATCCCATTGAATAGCtccagagagatctgaaaatgtctgtgcactaatGTCcatacaacctgatggagcttgagaggtgctgcaaagaggaatagcccaaactgcccaaagatcagTGCGCCGAGCTTGTGACAtcatttaaccaggttaatcccgttgagattgagatctcttttgcaagggagacctgagcaattataaagtttccaatttacctaacatacgtctttaaatgtgggaggaaaccggagcaaacCCAGAGAGAATATCCACacagaaggccacaggtgggaatctgtcccatgactttcttgccgtGAGTcagcattgctaaccactaagccacagtgctagctaagaggacttgaggctgtaattgctgccaaaaggtgtgtcaaagtattgagcaaagggtgcgaatacctatgtacatgtgatttcctattttttttaattatttttatccaAGGACGTCAAATATGGCTATCAGCCATGCACCTGTGCTCAGCTTTAGTCCAGTCatattactgccagtcttcaaattcaaaggGAATATTCTTGGGGCACAAACCTTGGACAGGTTTgctagaaataaacacttccaaactgaaaatgccatttttggtaCCTGGTAACACCTcttaagtgatttacaagacatttcacgggcGTTAGCGTGGCAACATCATAGGCTGGACTGGCTAGCTGCCAATTCCATATTGTTTGTGTGTgaatataacctctgtcatataCTATATAAAagtaataaacacttgtaaaactgaaaacgctgtttttgtaacctggtaacaccagtggagtgatttacaagacatttcaccaaCGTTAGCGTGCATGCAAACTTCCAActcaaagtagagaagcttgaatcttcgactggactgggttgcttgacgtgaggatgtttcacttcaaatcacagaagcttcctcagctaaaattcttgctctggtagtctgacttctgtcttgactcttgtagggaagaataaaccagaagccaacaaaagctggagtttttaacctaaccagacccctcctaccgagaggctgactgctataggctagtgactaaacaatagctctaattagcacctattgtgctctagttagcactctcctaatgatgggatggaagcctccactgatggctcccttgacgactctcctgatgacgtgaatgattcattaccatgaacaaaagacaaactgctttgacctgagtaccccattgtaaacaggggacaaagcgtgtctgagacctgccccccggttaaggctgggtttcaactgttttacaaagaatgcttccttgacacctctctcaaaccatttcttctctctggctaagattttaacttccttgtcctcaaacatgtggttagtgtctttcaggtggagatgaactgcagactgaggtccatcctttctggtttattcttctatacaagagtcaagacagaagtcagagcaagaattttagctgaggaagcttctgtgatttgaagcgaaacgtcctcaagtcaagcaacccagtccagtcgaagagtcaagcttctctactatggaaaccacctggacaactgagagcctacacagaaacattccaactcaaagctaacttctgcttgTCAAAGGTTCATGTATGAACACATGCACACCCAGACTCTGTTAAAATGTAATTACCGTTTATGATTTACTGAGGGGCTACATGTCTAATTTTTaatatatattatacatacatacacactttgcactgggataccaattaaacaactgcaaattgtgaagaagacaatgctcatatggttgagggtattttagcactgcattctatttaaatttgcaaaaagaaaaaaaaaaaatcatgtcaatcAATATATtctattttggaatgaggctgtaacaatgtggaaaaagtgaagcgctgcgaaTACTTTCTAGGTGTACCGTATATTAAATTTATTTAGTGCAATAAATCATAGCCTGTGCATATGAATGTTGTTGTGCGGTCTTGACTCACATCCTTTCAAATGGCTACAAAAAGAAACAGCATAGCAAAAAATGCAATTTACTTGGCTATCAGTCCAAAACAAAGGAATGTGTTGAATTTAAAAACAAcagatgcagaaaaaaaaatccaattaatTCAAATGCCAAAATCAAGTttattgttgtaaaaaaaaaaaaagaagaagaaaaaaaagagacactCCATTCAAAGACTTTCCAGATCTTGTGCCACATCTGCACATATTTAAAGTGGAGTAAAGCATAACAAATACCCAATGATGGATGCATAGTCTGGATTAAAAGCCCTTTAGTTAAGATACAGTCCATATGGAAGGTCAAGTTGTTAGAGGCTTAAACATTTTGAGGGCACAATTCCAGTATCAAAATAAATAGCAGTTGAAGCGATGCACCCAAAATGATATTAACTCTGTCAAAAAGTCTTCCACTGCAATTacagtttccaaaaaaaaaaaaaaagcccagagTTTTCATTTATTCACATGTTTTGACATATTTATCGTATCCAGCTTCATCCATAAGGTCATCCAGTTCTTCTGGTTTGTCAATAGTCATCTTGATTAGCCATCCTGAAAGACAAcattcagattttaaagtacCTTTGGACTCTAAATTCCTGTAAAGGTTTGGTATGTGAGGTGCGTACCCTCTGCATAGCAGGCTTTATTCACAAGTCCAGGGTTCTCTGCCAACTCTGTGTTGATTTCAGTCACTTCACCAGTCAGAGGAGAATACAGCTCACTGGCTGCCTTCACACTTTCCAAGGCACCAAACTCCTCTAAAACAGTAAAATGCACAATCACCATGTCAAGTGATAAAGCTGGCTTCACTTACTTACAAAATGTGCAGCAGAGACTTACGCATCTGTTCAAATTTCTGGCCAACATCAGGAAGTCCACAGTACACCACATCTCCCAACGCTTCCTGAAATATTCAACAATTTGTTTGTGTCATTTTAATGTCACCTAAGACCCATCAATGCATATTCATAAACaaactaagaaaaaaaaacaaaaaaaacatccagagttAAGAACGCAATCGCAcagcaaacaagagcaatcagagatgtctgacgtctgccaatcaagatttggatcacctccaaaatctgcAGAGTATTCATGCGTTGatagctatctgtggtgcaaatttggtgagaatccataaagtatatataaagtgaatcatgatccagaatccggattacctccaaaattcagtggagccttcaATGGCcttatatctgtctgtggtgcaaatttggtgagaatctatgaagtagttttgaagaaatccttcaaagcgtatataaagggaaatcttgatcaagaattcggatctggatcacctccaaaattcactggagtcttccatactctaatatctatctgtggtgcaaatttggtgagaatctgaagtaattgttcaaagcctatataaagtgaatcttgatcaaaAATCcttatctggatccagatcacctccaaaattcagtagagtcttccatgccctaatatccatctgtgttgaaaaaatccgtgcagtagttttgatgtaatcctactaACAGTAATCTTTCAAAACCAATATACGAGGTGTGCGACCTTAtacgaccttatttttttcaaaaaccatatggatttgaatcacgtgtgattacatcagacatgcttgaactctcgtgggcatgcgagagttttttcacgcctatcggttacgtcattcgcctgtgggcagtctttgagtgaggagtcgcccactctctcgttgttttttcattgtttaggaatggctcagagactgctgctttgtttgataaaaaatttttcaaaaactaactaaggcacaactgagtggacaccattcaataaattcagctggttttcggtaaaaattttaacggctgatgagagattttggtctggtagtgtcactttaaggacggcccacggcacctgacagcgatctgcgcttcgaggcggcagtgtctcgccatttcaagttgaaaacttccacatttcaggctctgttgacccagtcagtcgtcagagaacagagagctttcagaagaagtcggcatgaggagtttattcggacattccattgttaacggacattttgtaatgaaagaacgtgcgggcagagtcgcatgtcgggccggacccgaccgcggggggtcgcaacaggaaaaacacctccgttggaaaccttaacgggcaagttggaacatgcccaagctgttaaacaatttctcagttactcacttgttgaaagccatcaaaagctgcctgaattttacaaatggttttcaacacggaggtgttattccggtcgcggcgcacacagattcgccgagtcgtcacggaaatgactcggcgaacttgcgcgcacgtctttcattacaaaatgtccttaaacagtgaatgtccgcataaagtcctcatgccggcctcttctgaatcttctctgttctctcacgacgtcctgggtgaattaagccttaaattaggatgttttcaggtcgaaacaggccgacaacggcgcctggaagcgctgcgcgacgtcccgctccgtgggaagtccttacagtgacagaaacaccccataatctctcatcagccgttaaacttttcaccgaaaaccatcttaatttctcgaatagtgtccactcggatattcctcacaggtgcagaaaaaattttgataaagcaacgcgcgccgtctcgagcagcgtgtgaaacaaaggaattcagccgagagggctgaaccacatctcactcaaggcctgcccacagggaaatgacgtcaccgacacgcgtgaaaaaactcacgcatgcgcacgagggttcaagcatgattggtgtaatcgcacgtcattcaaaaacatatagttaaaaaaaaaataaaagtgtctgtttcttatctaatagacctcgtaaagtgaaacttgatccagaatccagatcatctccaaaatttaatgggttcttctatgGCCTAGTATCTATCTGcgttaattttgtcaaaatccattcagttgttttgacgtaatcctgctaacagacataaatgtcaatgattttattacgcacTTGgcagatgtacaacccctggcaaaaattatggaatcatcagcctcggaggatgttcattcagttgtttaattttgtagaaaaaaagcagatcacagacatgacacaaaactaaagtcatttcaaatggcaactttctggctttaagaaacagaaaacagaaaacttaaagcaatatgtctcaaaaattgaaaatgcacaacaaaacaaatgaggaacgaatgggaggaaactggagtcaacgtctgtgaccgaactgtaagaaaccgcctaaaggaaattggatttacatacagaaaagctaaacgaaagccatcattaacacctaaacagaaaaaaaaaacaaggttacaatgggctaaggaaaagcaattgtggactgtggatgactggatgaaagtcatattcagtgatgaatctcgaatctgcattgggcaaggtgatgatgctggaacttttgtttggtgctgttccaatgagatttataaagatgactgcctgaagagaacatgtaaatttccacagtcattgatgatatggggctgcatgtcaggtaaaggcactgggaagatggctgtcattacatcatcaataaatgcacaagtttacgttgatattttggacatttttcttatcccatcaattgaaaggatgtttggggatgatgatatcatttttcaagatgataatgcatcttgccatagagcaaaaactgtgaaaacattccatgcaaaaagacacatagggtcaatgtcatggcctgcaaatagtccggatcttaatccaattgaaaatctttggtggaagttgaagaaaatggtccatgacaaggctccaacctgcaaagctgatgtggcaacagcaatcagagaaagttggagccagattgatgaagagtactgtttgtcactcattaagtccatgcctcagagactgcaagctgttataaaagccagaagtggtgcaacaaaatactagtgatgtgttggagcattcttttgtctttcatgattccataattttttcctcagaaaaaaatggcattaaatacattattgtgttgcatgttattaatgtccatacaattcatgttgtaaaagaatataattagaatgcatgtataaatgttgcaaaacataattctgctctaacaataatattgaaagatctctgagggcccttcccacccctgcacagttgtacaatggtttagtcccgGCGCACAGgcgacccccccccacacacacaccccaaatgggatctcacagatagaggaagtgtttagtagagctgaaacaactaatcgatttaactgtttattaaaatagttgtcaactaatttaatcatcgattagttgttaaataactttgttttaccgcaaatgtttcatttcttccatataaatcaaccgtttctgcagcgcagctttgctttgaaccttgaaccaatcaaagcagtgattcgcaaatcgaagcagtgctttgatctggtgctttgttgattcagtgttttatttcgcttaatttaaatttttccccactaaaaccccaaagagcatatgtccgtaagtaacatttacctttttatgttaatctgacctgttatggtctcctgaaacagttgatagatgtattttataacttaaaaatgggaccgatgctaatgcgttagcatgtctatggcattttcaatgttgaggttagcattaagctgttgctgctgtcagcacatttgttttctgtataataattcatggctcagcgtttgttgtcataaaagagtcaaatgtattacaaattgtaatattttattaatttatttgtacttatatatcaataataatagaaacaacaacaatagtaataataactaataatgccacaatacagttttagagaaacagacaaaaagaatctgataaaacaaaacagaaaatattaaaccaactaacaatgaactaaCTAACCAACTAAcaatttcctgtgaacacctagtgacttaaATCTCCACtttatccctgttttattaagtttaatgacaatttgtttcggtcaaaccacttctaagctgtgtttttacacaagaaaaaaaaatgcagtaaactgcacatttgtgtcttttttcatgaaaatatcttattaaatataacatattacacttttgtcaggcctttaaaatagtttcgtggactcttgctgtaatatgttgtcagtggttgagatagttgctgtaggcatctaaacctgatggaaatctctttgtggtgtgtcggtgatgtatgtatgtgcaaaataaaacactactccaggtatgtttttgacgagaacataactttgttacaaggtcaaatgttgatgttgtgtaacaaaggccttttaataacaactcacttaaagaaataatggcaaaactcacatgcaagtgtaaaaaaaaaaaaaaaaacacacaacaacaaaatgattaattgaaaaataatcgaccgatgaactgattagtaaaataatcgttagttgcagccctagtgtttaagctgaaataaaatgtctttcctaaaaaaaaagcccggatttcaaaaaagaagacaaaaaaggacagggaaagaaaactaaatggagggaaagcagctgctaatgaaattctttgaaaagaggtgagcttgaaagctagctatattgagttgggggtctaGGGGACCCCCCCAAcccaatattgctcccccaactttaaaaagggttctgactcccaggtgtgatctaaggtatacatgatttagataaGATAAGAacagcacccatttacagctggacagACTGTGGTAATGCCAATAACATGTCCtgtccaagaacacaggcaaGTAGAAGGACGCACAGACATGGAATTGATCCCCTGCATGGTAGTCCAAATCCCATCTCACACAGCTTTACTTTTTCCCCAGGATGTTTTGACTTGCACCTGTGGTTCTATTGTATTAATAGAAAATTCTACTTAGCAAACATCTTGCTGAGATTATTATATTAATCAGAAATTTGCACAAGGCAAGATTTTGTAACTTGCATAGTGTGTCTTCAATATTTTCTACCAAATATACCTTttaaaaaatggggggggggggggcgcacccACTGATAAATTTAGGAAGATACAAATCGTAGTATGAAATAAGCAAATGAAATGCTAGTGCAAGAGCCCCCCCTTGGTGTGTcacagcacccccaagaaaataactcattttaatttcatcccatgtttttaaggccttgtctacactgaaactgaacttctgctatacaatctttttctttgtcattttcaaaaagtgttccattcaataaaTCTCTGttgtcacagatccagtgaaaccgtgT comes from Thalassophryne amazonica chromosome 2, fThaAma1.1, whole genome shotgun sequence and encodes:
- the gcshb gene encoding glycine cleavage system protein H (aminomethyl carrier), b, with product MAMRAALRCLSVNFSPRLSPLATRFQWRSGCPRTQRSSSTLSSALKFTEKHEWVRVEGRIGTVGISNYAQEALGDVVYCGLPDVGQKFEQMQEFGALESVKAASELYSPLTGEVTEINTELAENPGLVNKACYAEGWLIKMTIDKPEELDDLMDEAGYDKYVKTCE